One Ooceraea biroi isolate clonal line C1 chromosome 6, Obir_v5.4, whole genome shotgun sequence genomic window carries:
- the LOC105286640 gene encoding alpha/beta hydrolase domain-containing protein 17B produces MNGLSLSELCCLFCCPPCPSRIADKLAFLPPEPTYTFVEDEGSKFSISLTERAEWQYTEREKESVEGFYARTSRGNRIACLFVRCSATARFTILFSHGNAVDLGQMSSFYLGLGSRINCNIFSYDYSGYGVSGGKPSEKNLYADIDAAWHALRTRYGISPENIILYGQSIGTVPTVDLAARYEVGAVVLHSPLMSGMRVAFPKTKRTWFFDAFTSIDKVPKVTSPVLVIHGTEDEVINFSHGLAIYERCPRAVEPLWVEGAGHNDVELYNQYLERLKQFVSVELVN; encoded by the exons ATGAACGGCCTGAGCCTGAGTGAACTGTGTTGCTTGTTCTGCTGCCCGCCCTGCCCATCTAGGATCGCGGACAAGCTGGCGTTCCTGCCGCCCGAGCCCACGTACACGTTCGTCGAGGACGAGGGCTCCAAGTTCTCCATCTCGCTGACCGAGCGCGCCGAGTGGCAGTACACCGAGCGCGAGAAGGAGTCGGTGGAGGGCTTCTACGCGAGGACCTCGCGCGGCAACCGGATCGCATGTCTCTTCGTCCGCTGCTCGGCGACCGCGCGCTTCACCATCCTCTTCTCGCACGGCAACGCCGTCGACCTCGGCCAGATGTCGAGCTTCTACCTGGGACTCGGCTCGCGCATCAACTGCAACATATTCAGCTACGACTACTCGGGCTACGGGGTGTCGGGCGGCAAGCCGTCCGAGAAGAACCTCTACGCGGACATCGACGCCGCGTGGCACGCGCTACGCACGCGCTATGGTATCAGCCCGGAGAACATAATACTCTATGGACAGAGCATCGGTACCGTGCCCACGGTCGACCTCGCTGCCCGATATGAGGTCGGTGCAGTCGTATTGCACTCGCCGCTCATGTCCGGCATGCGGGTCGCCTTCCCCAAGACAAAGAGGACTTGGTTTTTTGATGCTTTCACCAG TATAGATAAAGTACCGAAGGTAACATCTCCTGTTCTGGTCATTCATGGCACCGAGGATGAAGTCATAAATTTTAGTCATGGTCTGGCGATCTACGAAAGATGTCCACGAGCAGTGGAACCACTATGGGTTGAG GGTGCTGGCCACAACGATGTGGAATTGTACAATCAATACCTCGAACGACTGAAGCAATTCGTAAGCGTAGAATTGGTAAACTGA